A stretch of Camelina sativa cultivar DH55 chromosome 18, Cs, whole genome shotgun sequence DNA encodes these proteins:
- the LOC104761092 gene encoding chromophore lyase CRL, chloroplastic-like, producing the protein MGTTESGSDPESSSNGWSWARGLVIKTLVLVGGALLIKRLTKSTTRRDHARVVSRSLTGEKFTREQASRDPDNYFNIRCLLKTTTTTCLKKSLKEKKKNLDNVLQLVDLKGKKAAQLLNQPLILLR; encoded by the exons ATGGGTACCACCGAGTCGGGTTCGGATCCTGAATCAAGCTCGAATGGGTGGAGCTGGGCTCGTGGTTTGGTGATTAAAACTCTGGTTCTTGTTGGCGGTGCTCTTCTCATCAAGCGTCTCACTAAATCCACTACTCGTAGGGATCACGCTCGCGTCGTCTCTCGTTCTCTCACCGGAGAGAAG TTTACGAGGGAGCAAGCGTCAAGGGATCCTGACAATTACTTCAATATAAG ATGTCTTCTCAAGACAACAACGACAACATGTTTGAAGAAGagtttgaaggagaagaagaagaacctcgACAACGTACTGCAACTAGTGGATCTAAAAGGCAAAAAAGCAGCACAATTGCTAAATCAACCTCTGATTCTCCTTCGGTGA
- the LOC104761093 gene encoding (+)-neomenthol dehydrogenase-like, giving the protein MVGSKDKSKEKRDKRLQEISLLRTIPYSDHQRWWTSETVAVVTGANRGIGFEMVRQLAGHGLTVILTSRDENVGVEAAKILQEGGFNVDFHRLDILDPSSIQDFCNWIKEKYECIDVLINNAGVNYNVGSGNSVEFSNMVISTNYYGTKNIITAMIPLMRHASQGARIVNVTSRLGRLKGRHSKLENEAVRAKLMDVDSLTEEIVDETVSEFLKQVEEGTWESGGWPHSFTDYSVSKMAVNAYTRVLAKELSERPDGEKIYANCFCPGWVKTAMTGYAGNISAEDGADTGVWLALLPDQAITGKFFAERREINF; this is encoded by the exons ATGGTTGGAAGCAAAGACAAATCGAAAGAGAAACGAGACAAGAGACTCCAAGAGATCTCCCTCCTTCGTACTATTCCTTACTCCGATCATCAGAG gtgGTGGACCTCTGAAACCGTGGCGGTGGTAACAGGTGCAAATAGAGGGATAGGATTTGAGATGGTGAGACAATTGGCCGGACATGGATTAACAGTTATCCTAACATCTAGAGACGAGAATGTAGGCGTCGAAGCAGCCAAGATCCTTCAAGAAGGTGGATTCAATGTTGATTTCCACCGTCTCGATATCTTGGACCCTTCCTCAATTCAAGATTTTTGTAACTGGATTAAGGAAAAATACGAATGTATTGATGTTTTA ATAAATAACGCAGGAGTAAACTACAATGTTGGATCAGGCAACTCGGTTGAGTTCTCAAATATGGTTATATCTACCAACTACTATGGCACCAAGAACATAATCACAGCTATGATTCCATTGATGAGACATGCTTCTCAAGGAGCTCGTATTGTCAATGTAACCTCAAGGCTTGGTAGATTAAAAGGCCGACACAGT AAACTTGAGAATGAAGCGGTGAGAGCGAAGCTTATGGATGTGGACTCTCTAACAGAAGAAATCGTTGACGAAACAGTCTCGGAGTTTTTGAAACAAGTGGAAGAAGGAACATGGGAATCTGGAGGTTGGCCACATTCTTTCACAGACTATTCTGTCTCAAAGATGGCGGTGAACGCATACACAAGAGTGCTAGCTAAAGAACTATCAGAGAGACCAGATGGGGAGAAGATATATGCAAACTGCTTTTGTCCCGGTTGGGTTAAAACCGCAATGACGGGTTATGCAGGGAACATCTCAGCAGAAGATGGAGCTGACACTGGAGTTTGGCTTGCATTGCTTCCTGATCAAGCTATTACAGGAAAGTTCTTTGCCGAGAGACGTGAGATCAATTTCTAA
- the LOC104763357 gene encoding LOW QUALITY PROTEIN: uncharacterized protein LOC104763357 (The sequence of the model RefSeq protein was modified relative to this genomic sequence to represent the inferred CDS: substituted 1 base at 1 genomic stop codon): MSSNRRRNTSPSRRTDSTLPTDNSTLPTETTIRLDEFKKNYKRWKFLTHKTGITVDLDTSMIFASEAWRTEQEYGCKLTKSFNRKPPEFWDVMQRCLALHDVQSQSQHSARQRREQLIHEHAVDEEGHDDSYSDSGDVPQTQIPETKEEEEVYRVTIDDDEIVQNSAARSQQQGRVNLQSTARGGSSAHRSGGSSRVSIGSGSRGSQRXQSFETTIQDSITGFREFQRQSFQQLLPGAFDQDDYDEFKKAEAIFIALDLPKHTRFYWACINALKELVFWRKYFIDIAASTDEDKIQLLEAMTGWGTPPNALQWGTPPNAPQWETPPNAHGTTPTNVQYGFSVGGQGDGATVETPPIIQQTSSSNLGFTNYFETGQMPQTPRPGGLFNIWGTPQGSNASHHSDVGDED, encoded by the exons ATGTCGTCTAATCGTCGACGGAACACAAGTCCTTCAAGACGAACAGATTCAACTCTTCCCACCGACAATTCAACTCTTCCCACGGAAACAACAATACGG cttgatgaattcaaaaaaaattacaagaggTGGAAATTTCTTACGCATAAAACTGGCATAACGGTTGATCTTGATACATCCATGATATTTGCATCTGAAGCATGGCGGACGGAACAGGAGTAT ggatgcaaattaacaaaaagcTTTAACCGAAAGCCGCCTGAATTTTGGGATGTGATGCAACGATGTCTCGCATTACATGATGTTCAGTCTCAATCTCAACACTCTGCTCGTCAAAGAAGAGAACAATTGATCCATGAGCATGCAGTTGATGAAGAAGGCCATGATGACTCATACAGTGATAGCGGTGACGTACCACAAACACAGATTCCTgaaacgaaagaagaagaagaagtgtatcGTGTtaccattgatgatgatgaaatagTCCAAAATTCTGCTGCTAGAAGCCAACAACAAGGTAGGGTAAATTTGCAGTCAACCGCTAGAGGTGGAAGTAGTGCACATAGATCTGGAGGAAGCTCACGTGTTTCTATTGGAAGCGGTTCACGAGGAAGTCAAAGATGACAATCCTTTGAAACAACAATACAAGACAGCATCACTGGCTTTAGAGAATTCCAACGACAAAGTTTTCAACAACTTCTTCCTGGTGCTTTTGACCAAGATGATTACGATGAATTTAAAAAGGCGGAAGCGATATTTATCGCGCTAGATCTTCCCAAACACACTAGATTTTATTGGGCATGCATTAATGCACTTAAGGAGCTAGTATTTTGGCGTAAGTATTTCATTGATATAGCTGCAAGCACCGACGAGGATAAGATACAACTGTTAGAAGCTATGACTGGG TGGGGAACACCACCAAATGCTCTACAATGGGGAACACCACCAAATGCTCCACAGTGGGAAACACCACCAAATGCACA CGGAACAACTCCAACAAATGTTCAATATGGATTTTCAGTTGGAGGTCAAGGAGATGGTGCAACAGTAGAAACTCCACCGATCATTCAACAAACATCATCATCCAATCTCGGTTTCACGAATTATTTTGAAACTGGACAAATGCCACAAACACCTAGACCAGGAGGTCTCTTTAATATTTGGGGAACTCCGCAAGGATCCAATGCAAGTCATCACAGTGATGTAGGAGATGAAgattag
- the LOC104761094 gene encoding succinate dehydrogenase assembly factor 2, mitochondrial — protein sequence MASRKALFNVHRIIRSTAVVGRSSVIPTATNRTYPVHFRNGVDLGTRFFCVSPQNFDIDLSNEENKRRTINRLLYRSKQRGFLELDLVLGNWVEENVKSMDESGVQSLIHVLNLENPDLWNWLTEQEQPPEAVSSNPVFSALHEKVMKNLNKHAAPETRAAAGQPWVKGWDDFKRGRDAPISGNQ from the exons atggcTAGCCGGAAAGCTCTGTTTAACGTTCACCGGATCATTCGCTCCACCGCCGTCGTTGGCCGGAGCTCCGTCATTCCTACCGCCACAAACCGGACGTATCCTGTTCATTTCCG gaATGGAGTTGATTTAGGGACGAGGTTCTTCTGTGTGTCACCCCAGAATTTTGATATTGATCTCTCTAACGAAGAGAATAAGAGAAGAACGATCAACag GTTATTGTATAGGAGCAAGCAAAGAGGGTTTCTTGAACTTGATCTTGTTTTGGGAAATTGGGTTGAGGAGAATGTTAAATCCATGGATGAAAGTGGTGTTCAATCCCTAATCCATGTCCTGAATTTG GAAAACCCTGATCTCTGGAATTGGCTAACTGAACAGGAACAGCCTCCAGAAGCAGTGAGCTCAAATCCG GTGTTCTCGGCGTTGCACGAGAAAGTCATGAAGAATCTGAACAAGCATGCAGCACCAGAGACACGTGCAGCAGCTGGACAGCCCTGGGTGAAAGGCTGGGACGATTTCAAGAGAGGCCGTGATGCTCCCATTTCAGGGAACCAGTAA